Proteins encoded within one genomic window of Esox lucius isolate fEsoLuc1 chromosome 12, fEsoLuc1.pri, whole genome shotgun sequence:
- the aar2 gene encoding protein AAR2 homolog isoform X1 codes for MYDMDSVDMDPEVARGLFEEGATLVLLGVPAGTELGIDYKSWQVGPRFRGVKMIPPGLHFLHYSSSNAASCGGETGPRTGLFLTLKPREILLANWVPSEEDLDFSASQNQEEVARVRAGLQDLDPFLGPYPYEVLRKWVSLTDKVSQELASRLQPLSGRVCAFSDVIPEVQLTHTKDRVEQNLPRNDTECQSMKEGLDKLPKMKPREGTALRFSPIPKKTYPPGATPAQITQCSMDLSYALDSLLESNHQQQPLNVLGELQFAFVCFLIGNVYEGFEHWKRLLALLCRSEVAMCQRRDLYLGLIAVLYHQLGEVPPDFFVDIVSQDNFLTSTLQDFFRFASGPEVDRTLQKRAEKFKAHLTKKFSWDFEADPGDCEPVVVELPDGVTVD; via the exons ATGTATG ACATGGACAGTGTGGACATGGATCCTGAAGTTGCACGTGGGCTGTTTGAGGAGGGGGCAACCCTGGTGCTGCTTGGGGTTCCCGCGGGTACAGAGCTGGGTATCGATTACAAAAGCTGGCAGGTCGGGCCTCGCTTCCGGGGGGTGAAGATGATTCCACCAGGCCTCCACTTCCTCCACTACAGCTCCTCCAACGCGGCGAGCTGCGGCGGTGAAACAGGCCCCAGAACAGGTCTATTTCTGACCCTGAAGCCCAGAGAAATCCTGCTAGCCAACTGGGTTCCCAGTGAGGAGGATCTGGACTTTTCCGCCTCTCAGAATCAAGAGGAGGTGGCTCGGGTGCGGGCAGGCCTACAAGACCTGGACCCTTTCCTCGGACCCTACCCGTACGAGGTGTTGCGCAAGTGGGTCTCCCTCACCGACAAGGTAAGCCAGGAGTTGGCCTCCCGGCTGCAGCCTCTCTCCGGGCGCGTGTGCGCCTTCAGCGACGTGATCCCAGAGGTCCAGCTCACGCACACCAAGGACCGCGTGGAGCAGAACCTGCCCAGGAACGACACTGAGTGCCAGAGCATGAAGGAGGGCCTTGACAAGCTGCCCAAGATGAAGCCAAGAGAGGGGACTGCGCTGCGCTTTTCCCCCATCCCTAAAAAGACCTACCCTCCCGGGGCCACCCCGGCCCAAATAACCCAGTGCAGCATGGACCTAAGCTATGCCCTGGACAGCCTTCTGGAGAGCAACCATCAGCAACAGCCTCTCAACGTGCTGG GAGAGTTGCAGTTTGCGTTTGTGTGCTTCCTCATTGGGAACGTGTACGAAGGCTTTGAGCACTGGAAGCGCCTGCTGGCCCTGCTCTGCCGCAGTGAGGTGGCCATGTGCCAGCGGAGGGACCTGTACCTGGGCCTCATCGCCGTGCTCTACCACCAGCTAGGGGAGGTCCCGCCCGACTTCTTCGTGGACATCGTCTCCCAGGACAACTTCCTCACCTCCACACTGCAG GACTTCTTCCGGTTTGCGAGTGGGCCGGAGGTGGACCGTACCCTGCAGAAGAGGGCAGAGAAATTTAAGGCCCACCTGACCAAGAAGTTCTCCTGGGACTTTGAGGCGGACCCTGGCGATTGTGAACCCGTGGTAGTTGAGCTCCCTGACGGAGTCACTGTGGACTGA
- the aar2 gene encoding protein AAR2 homolog isoform X2 yields the protein MDSVDMDPEVARGLFEEGATLVLLGVPAGTELGIDYKSWQVGPRFRGVKMIPPGLHFLHYSSSNAASCGGETGPRTGLFLTLKPREILLANWVPSEEDLDFSASQNQEEVARVRAGLQDLDPFLGPYPYEVLRKWVSLTDKVSQELASRLQPLSGRVCAFSDVIPEVQLTHTKDRVEQNLPRNDTECQSMKEGLDKLPKMKPREGTALRFSPIPKKTYPPGATPAQITQCSMDLSYALDSLLESNHQQQPLNVLGELQFAFVCFLIGNVYEGFEHWKRLLALLCRSEVAMCQRRDLYLGLIAVLYHQLGEVPPDFFVDIVSQDNFLTSTLQDFFRFASGPEVDRTLQKRAEKFKAHLTKKFSWDFEADPGDCEPVVVELPDGVTVD from the exons ATGGACAGTGTGGACATGGATCCTGAAGTTGCACGTGGGCTGTTTGAGGAGGGGGCAACCCTGGTGCTGCTTGGGGTTCCCGCGGGTACAGAGCTGGGTATCGATTACAAAAGCTGGCAGGTCGGGCCTCGCTTCCGGGGGGTGAAGATGATTCCACCAGGCCTCCACTTCCTCCACTACAGCTCCTCCAACGCGGCGAGCTGCGGCGGTGAAACAGGCCCCAGAACAGGTCTATTTCTGACCCTGAAGCCCAGAGAAATCCTGCTAGCCAACTGGGTTCCCAGTGAGGAGGATCTGGACTTTTCCGCCTCTCAGAATCAAGAGGAGGTGGCTCGGGTGCGGGCAGGCCTACAAGACCTGGACCCTTTCCTCGGACCCTACCCGTACGAGGTGTTGCGCAAGTGGGTCTCCCTCACCGACAAGGTAAGCCAGGAGTTGGCCTCCCGGCTGCAGCCTCTCTCCGGGCGCGTGTGCGCCTTCAGCGACGTGATCCCAGAGGTCCAGCTCACGCACACCAAGGACCGCGTGGAGCAGAACCTGCCCAGGAACGACACTGAGTGCCAGAGCATGAAGGAGGGCCTTGACAAGCTGCCCAAGATGAAGCCAAGAGAGGGGACTGCGCTGCGCTTTTCCCCCATCCCTAAAAAGACCTACCCTCCCGGGGCCACCCCGGCCCAAATAACCCAGTGCAGCATGGACCTAAGCTATGCCCTGGACAGCCTTCTGGAGAGCAACCATCAGCAACAGCCTCTCAACGTGCTGG GAGAGTTGCAGTTTGCGTTTGTGTGCTTCCTCATTGGGAACGTGTACGAAGGCTTTGAGCACTGGAAGCGCCTGCTGGCCCTGCTCTGCCGCAGTGAGGTGGCCATGTGCCAGCGGAGGGACCTGTACCTGGGCCTCATCGCCGTGCTCTACCACCAGCTAGGGGAGGTCCCGCCCGACTTCTTCGTGGACATCGTCTCCCAGGACAACTTCCTCACCTCCACACTGCAG GACTTCTTCCGGTTTGCGAGTGGGCCGGAGGTGGACCGTACCCTGCAGAAGAGGGCAGAGAAATTTAAGGCCCACCTGACCAAGAAGTTCTCCTGGGACTTTGAGGCGGACCCTGGCGATTGTGAACCCGTGGTAGTTGAGCTCCCTGACGGAGTCACTGTGGACTGA